The genomic stretch taaagagaaaaagtaattaaagtattgttaatgaagAATGTGTCTCACCTCATCAAAGAGTTAGAAAGTACATATTGTTATGGGACGGGAGAAGGACTATCATTGTGCTAATAACTTTTATCAGGAGTATTTTTAATTATGggtattttattatttgacGACTTATTATTAGAATATTAGTACTAATTGAGAACGTTTGAAATCTCAAAGTCAAAAGTTAGGCACGAATACTCAATTTCGACGGTGCAATTAACTCCTCCTACACACGTTTTCATCGTTATTTATTAGTCgcaaattcaatttcaatttcaatttcaatttctgtATTCATCAATTTCTGGTTTTGGGGTTCGGATCCCATAAccgaaaatttcatttttctgaATGCAGTATTTTCGCAAAGAAAAACATGTTTCACAAAGAAGGCATTATTTGTATTTCTTGCTTTACATTTCACCATGATTCACTCATTTTGTACTCACCATACGATAAAATAATATAGATTACtattttatccatttaataGCCAAATTAAGTTCAAGATAAATAACATCTTCATTAGAGCCGACACATATttggaagaaagaaagaaagaaagaaagggcaaaataaaagaaacagACAAAAGTCTGCATTTCAAATGCATCACCCATATTTTCATCGTATTTCTCTTTAACTTTAATAGTAAATCAATTTTTTGCGGTGAGTACTCATTTTTTGTTACTCTTCTGATTTTACTTTTGTACAAAATGTGATGAATGGGcgggaaaattaaaaaaaggaccCACTCCATAATTTAGTGgctacaaacaaaacaaaatgttTAAAAGAactaaaataatgtgattttggcccttaataaattttagaattttaatttactCTTAACGTGGGCCTTTTTTTAAATAGGCGTTGGAATTTGACCTAATTGCGTAAATGTAACTTTTGATAAATGACCACATGGCtatacaattaaaattaatcaTCTCTAGCCACTATTGCTTAAATGCTTGAGCTAAAATTTTTGTTCAAAAGAACTTAACTATCCTACAGGAATAAGCATTATTTATACTTTAAATCCCAAATTATTCTGATTTGAAATTGCAATTTCAACGAACCAAAAGCTCGAACTCTACCTCAAACTTGTATATCCGATAATAAAACTGTCAACAAGGGAGAACAAATTACTTCAAAAGCCATCAATTATTTGTGAATTCTGATGTTGAAGTAAAATGTATAAATCTCAACTTCGAACTCAGATTATatattagaaatttagaatgGATGGTTTTAAACTAATCAGGAGGTTAAAAAATGTTGGGGTACACTCTCAttccacatcggatgagtatgGGAAGTtggtaggtgtatataattcctgtccaaccccaattagtttgaggtcttttgggagtgacccaaaaacaaatccgtgcgggcatgacccaaagcggacaatatctaACTAATGTTGCAGTTGACGATCCTAACAAAAAATAATGATATGCTCTAAAGAACTTGAGTCTAATTTGCAACTAATtacaaattttatgaataaaattataattctcTTATTATTAGTTGATAAATTCATGTTGCAAAATTGTAATTCAACGAGAGAGAACGCGCCTTCTAAAACAACAATGACCGAGgaggaaaaatgtttatttcattttcttctggAAAGTGTGAGAATattttaaagaaataaaaaatttatactaaTCAACCATACTCCCAAATGTCAAATTTTGACAATTTCTTATCCACAAAATATAGCAAATTTTTGCGCTTTATCATCACAGTCGCAATACTAGAAAAGATTATTAGTCACTTTCTATTAACGAGAAAAtgattcatttaaaattaacaaTTATGAGGTGGGGCAAATTTTCTATAAAAGCAAGTTGggtgaaattcaaaatttaagatAAGATTCACTCCAACCACAAAACATTCTCACACCATTGCTAAGTGCTAACATCCAAAACTGTCGATGTTTAGGCAGCTGGCCATCGTTTATTTTGTACAATCAAATTGCCTTAACTATGACCAACAATGTCTGCACATAATTGACATTGTTTCCTTTTCTTTCACATTTGGAAATCATTTACAGCATAAGCCACTACAAATAGAGGACTGGTTAATTAGTATGTTTTGACGTTGGTCTATATGAATCTATTTCAATCAAAACCTATCAATGAATCAAATTCctcagaaaaagaaaagaaatgtcAACCTTGTAAGACATGAAAATAATGGAACACAATGTGTATTTATGTGGAGAAACCTGCTGCCACAGTAATGGTaagtaaactaaaaaaattgttaaaCTAAGTGGTATATGTCCTAGGTTCTAGCACCATGCCAAATGTGTGCGAAGATCTAATTTTTGggtcaattaattaataaattcaacTATAAATTTGTAAATGAAAGAGAATCAGTTGTCATGTTTTGTATTTAATCACACCCTTATTCAAACCATATGCAGTAATAAACTTGTTTGATCATCTTATCCTCAAATATTCAATACTACATCAGTCTACAAGAAACAGTCCAACTCACTTTTTAAAAACTCATATCACTCACTCATAGAACTATTGTCCTTTGTGGAGCGGGGGAGTATCGAATATTTGAAGGATAAGATGTTTGAGTAGTAAATGAACCAAGCCGTCACAAGAGTTATTTGAAGTTTGGTTCGATACAAGCTCTAAGCGCGTTCCATAAATCTCGCTAACTAAACGAACCAGGGTTGAGCATGACAATATTCAGCTCAGCTCAACTCAGTCCTATTACACCTATGAGCTCTGTTAAATGCGGAATAAGTGGTGTCCTAACTCAATTAGAACCATCAATCAAACCACGTAGACATATAGATCGATGCTCAAGTGGAGTAGTTATCTCTAATAACAAAGAAAGGAATTCTGATAATTATCCAACCATAGACTTTGCATACAACCACAAATTCCAGCTCAAAAGAAGATCATTTTTTCATGCTTATCTTAACAAATAACACACAATTTAACATACTAACAAAAGAAATTACAAAATTGCAGATTATCCACATCCACTCATATGCATTGTGTCTTCTTTAACAAAGGCCAAATTAGAAAAGTCGGTGGGGCACAAACAAAGAAAGCCACATATTAAACAGATGTGGCTGACACTCAAAACAGCTACATTTGCTAATTTAACCCCAACACTTTGATTTAACCTCTTTCCAAGTAGATtccattaaaaaatatcaaaaattagAATATGCGACCACCATCCCTCAACCAAAACCATAAATAATGCTATGCTAACAAATATCTGGGGGTACTCATAAATATCTTTCTTCATATCATTTGAAGAAGTAAACACACATGACTGCACATTAAACGCCATTGCTAGCTACTGGTGATATAACAATAGTGAAAGCATACTGATTAACAACATCTATATTCGACTAATTCGAGACACTTAAGAGAGTTAACCTTTCTTCCTGTTCATGCAAATCTGTGAGCAGCAACAAGTATGCATCAACGGTGTATGTATGATAGTTTCTAGGGTAGAATGTATCGTAATATAACAATGTGACTTTAATCTGAGTGGACCTGCAAAGATGAGATTACCAAATCTTCCATGCGAGTTCTAGTTAGATTATCAATAATAAAGTAGGATCATCACATTTTAAAATGATGCATCTTAGGAATCCTGCATCTTATTTAGGAAAATCTTGAAATCACAGCATATTCTTTCACCCAATAAGGGTTTTGAGATGTGAAAAGTGTAAGCGCGTCCTCTGAAAAGGTAAAGCGACTGGTTTGATCTTTTGCACTTTTACCTTTTCAAACTAGAGCCCACCAAAATTGTCTTGTTAGTGTCAGCAATTGGTTATCTTTATATATAAACACCAGCAGCCTCCATTCTTTCCATATCTCTTTACTCAGCAAAAGAGAACAATGGCTTTAACACTTCATTCTTCCACCTCTTTTATCAAATCTAAAGATAACAGGAGTTGTAGAACTTCTGATGATTTCACTAGTGCAATTAGTTTTTCTCAGATGAAACAACCATCAAGCCAGCAGCGAGCAAAGAATTCAACGCATGAAGCCCAACTTTCTCCGGCAGAAGGAATCTCTTCATATTCAGAAGGAATGAATGAGCTGGGGGAGAAACTTCATGGAATGACAGTTCCTCACAGTCATAGCCATGACAATTTGAGGGTGCCTGTTTTCGTCATGCTACCACTTGACACAATATCTCTAGGGGGGGCTCTTAACAAACCTAGAGCAATGTTAGCTAGTTTGATGGCCTTGAAAAGCGCAGGAGTTGAAGGAGTTATGGTTGATGTGTGGTGGGGTCTGGTAGAAAAGGATGGACCTCTGAAATACAATTGGGAAGGCTATACTGAACTCATAAAGATGGTCAAGAAGATCGGCTTGAAGCTTCAAGTCGTCATGTCTTTTCATCAGTGTGGAGGAAATGTTGGAGATTCTTGCACGTAAGTATCATATGACCTCTTTCCCTCTCTAACAGTTAATATGCCTCTTCTGGTCTTCTTATTAAGGCATAAATTTCAAATGAAACAAGAAGCCTGCTCTAGAATCTTCACTAATAGCATAACTTATCTTGTGGCATTGTCATTGCAGTATTCCTCTACCACCATGGGTACTTGAAGAGATTAGCAAAAATCCAGACCTTGTCTACACGGATAAATCAGGTCGCCGCAACCCAGAGTATATATCCTTGGGTTGTGATTCACTAGCTGTCCTTAGAGGAAGAACACCAATCCAAGTCTATTCTGACTTCATGAGGAGTTTCAGAAAGAGATTCAAGGACTACATTGGAGACGTTGTTGTGGTAAGGCTTCTAAATCTATTCTAGCTGTTCCTTATCACTTAGGAGTATTAGTTAGTATTCCGTATTACTTAGCTTATTGCATTAGTAAAGCTAATTGAAAAGATTAAGATTTCCAATGGTAGTGCAAAATGAAATAAGAGACAAGAGTGTATTTGACATATACTCCTGTAAGAGTAGGAGTAGCATGAATAGGATTTTAAAGGTACCTGAGTTCCACTACACTATACAGAATGAAAAATGTTGGGACTAGATTGAATTCACAGGTCTTTATATGAGACATTTTCTAATAATATCAAGATCAAGATATTCAACTgctttttttacttttcagtGATTTAATAGTTCTGTATGTTTTATTAAAGCTCTATGCCTCTATATGTTATGAAGCTACAATTCTGCTTGAAAAGAACTAAGCCAAGCCCAACAAGAAAGATCTTTAAAGAAGAACTGTCTTGCTTATGAGCTCGAATAGTTCATGTGCTATGCTTAAGATAATGTCTATGTAATTGACTAGTAGATCATTCTAGGCTTATGAAAATCCTTAAAGTCAATTAAATAGTCtcatatttccattttggggtgtccacaaaaatagtctcatccgaaaatggaaagtttctttCAAATTATTAACACTATTCTACTCACCTTTtctcctctctcatactttacccacttttttctcattctctctcttactttatcaatttctcattGAAACTCATGTCGTCCACCCATGggactaattttggtggacggagggagtattaaggtCTCATAACATATTAATGTTACATAATACAGAGAACAGACAATAGCTTTCACCTACTGAAACAACTCcaaatttcttttttataatCAGGAGGTCCAAGTGGGGATGGGACCCTGCGGAGAGCTAAGATATCCATCCTATCCAGAAAGCAATGGCACCTGGAGATTTCCAGGAATAGGAGAATTCCAGTGCTATGACAAGGTAATTCCTTAATGGTTACCAGTTACCacataaaattaattcaatttgtTCATGTATCATTAGTTTACTGACATGTTTATCCAAAACAGTATATGAGAGCTTCGCTGGCAGCGGCAGCAGAGGCAATCGGGAAAGATGACTGGGGACAGCAAGGGCCTCATGATGCTGGACAATACAACCAGTTTCCTGAAGATACTGGCTTTTTTCGGAGGGATGGTACGTGGAATAGTGAGTATGGACAGTTTTTCATGGAGTGGTACTCCGGTAAGCTACTTGACCATGGAGAAAAGATGCTCAACGcagcaaataaaatatttcaaggGACTGGAGCCAAACTATCTGGAAAAGTGGCGGGAATTCATTGGCATTACAAAACAAGATCTCATGCAGCAGAGCTAACAGCGGGATACTACAATACAAGGCATAGAGATGGCTACCTACCGATAGCAAGAATGATGGCAAAACATGGTGTTGTCTTGAACTTCACTTGTATGGAGATGAGGGATGGAGAGCAGCCGAACGAAGCTAACTGCTCGCCAGAAGGTCTAGTCAGGCAAGTCAAGATGGCAACTAAACTTGCAGGAACAGAACTTGCAGGAGAGAATGCACTGGAGAGGTATGATGGAGGAGCATTTTCGCAAGTGTTGGCGACAAGTAGATCAGATTCAGGAAACGCATTGAGTGCATTTACTTATTTAAGGATGAATAAGAGATTATTTGAAGCTGAGAACTGGAgaaatttggttgaatttgtcAAAAGCATGTCTGAAGGTGGTAGAAGCACGAGACTTCCTGTTAGAGTTAAGGCCACCGGAGTATGCGAGCACAGGGAGTACTCAAGTCTGTCACTTTACGGGACACACTAATTGTTGACACAGATAGAATCAGCGTGTAAAGGAAATAAGAACCCGGCTTTATTGATAAACTAACTGGAATTGAAATGAATTGAGAGAACAATCCTCACCAAGGAGGCCTGCGTCTAAACGCCCAAAATACTGATTTCCCAAGATGC from Salvia splendens isolate huo1 chromosome 15, SspV2, whole genome shotgun sequence encodes the following:
- the LOC121766396 gene encoding beta-amylase 3, chloroplastic-like isoform X1, whose product is MALTLHSSTSFIKSKDNRSCRTSDDFTSAISFSQMKQPSSQQRAKNSTHEAQLSPAEGISSYSEGMNELGEKLHGMTVPHSHSHDNLRVPVFVMLPLDTISLGGALNKPRAMLASLMALKSAGVEGVMVDVWWGLVEKDGPLKYNWEGYTELIKMVKKIGLKLQVVMSFHQCGGNVGDSCTIPLPPWVLEEISKNPDLVYTDKSGRRNPEYISLGCDSLAVLRGRTPIQVYSDFMRSFRKRFKDYIGDVVVEVQVGMGPCGELRYPSYPESNGTWRFPGIGEFQCYDKYMRASLAAAAEAIGKDDWGQQGPHDAGQYNQFPEDTGFFRRDGTWNSEYGQFFMEWYSGKLLDHGEKMLNAANKIFQGTGAKLSGKVAGIHWHYKTRSHAAELTAGYYNTRHRDGYLPIARMMAKHGVVLNFTCMEMRDGEQPNEANCSPEGLVRQVKMATKLAGTELAGENALERYDGGAFSQVLATSRSDSGNALSAFTYLRMNKRLFEAENWRNLVEFVKSMSEGGRSTRLPDSDRVGTDLYVGFIKQNNVRKESEAALV
- the LOC121766396 gene encoding beta-amylase 3, chloroplastic-like isoform X2, whose protein sequence is MALTLHSSTSFIKSKDNRSCRTSDDFTSAISFSQMKQPSSQQRAKNSTHEAQLSPAEGISSYSEGMNELGEKLHGMTVPHSHSHDNLRVPVFVMLPLDTISLGGALNKPRAMLASLMALKSAGVEGVMVDVWWGLVEKDGPLKYNWEGYTELIKMVKKIGLKLQVVMSFHQCGGNVGDSCTIPLPPWVLEEISKNPDLVYTDKSGRRNPEYISLGCDSLAVLRGRTPIQVYSDFMRSFRKRFKDYIGDVVVEVQVGMGPCGELRYPSYPESNGTWRFPGIGEFQCYDKYMRASLAAAAEAIGKDDWGQQGPHDAGQYNQFPEDTGFFRRDGTWNSEYGQFFMEWYSGKLLDHGEKMLNAANKIFQGTGAKLSGKVAGIHWHYKTRSHAAELTAGYYNTRHRDGYLPIARMMAKHGVVLNFTCMEMRDGEQPNEANCSPEGLVRQVKMATKLAGTELAGENALERYDGGAFSQVLATSRSDSGNALSAFTYLRMNKRLFEAENWRNLVEFVKSMSEGGRSTRLPVRVKATGVCEHREYSSLSLYGTH